The following are encoded in a window of Nitrospirota bacterium genomic DNA:
- a CDS encoding helix-turn-helix domain-containing protein: MKKFIETYTVEEVAEALRLHPYTVRRLSREGKIPAFKFGGQWRFDVQEIDTWRRNQSKQNFTKKR, from the coding sequence AACATACACAGTTGAGGAAGTTGCCGAGGCATTGCGATTGCATCCCTATACAGTGAGACGCTTAAGTCGGGAAGGTAAAATCCCGGCTTTTAAATTTGGAGGGCAGTGGAGGTTTGATGTTCAGGAGATAGATACATGGCGAAGAAACCAAAGCAAACAAAACTTTACGAAAAAGCGATAA